A section of the Falco biarmicus isolate bFalBia1 chromosome 3, bFalBia1.pri, whole genome shotgun sequence genome encodes:
- the YTHDF3 gene encoding YTH domain-containing family protein 3, with amino-acid sequence MSATSVDQRPKGQGNKVSVQNGSIHQKDAVNDDDFEPYLSSQTNQSNSYPPMSDPYMPSYYAPSIGFPYSLGEAAWSTAGDPPMPYLTTYGQMSNGEHHYIPDGVFSQPGALGNTPPFLGQHGFNFFPGNADFSTWGTSGSQGQSTQSSAYSSSYGYPPSSLGRAIADGQAGFGSDTLSKVPGISSIEQGMTGLKIGGDMTAAVTKTVGSALSSTGMTSIAANSVPPVSSSAPKPTSWAAIARKPAKPQPKLKPKGNVGIGGPAVPPPPIKHNMNIGTWDDKGSVVKAPPAQPVLPPQTIIQQPQPLIQPPPLVQSQLPQQQPQPQQPQQQQGPQQQAQPHQLQQQQLQNRWVAPRNRGVGFSQNNGAGSENFGLGVVSVSSSPSGVEVHPVLEKLKAINNYNPKDFDWNLKNGRVFIIKSYSEDDIHRSIKYSIWCSTEHGNKRLDAAYRSLNGKGPLYLLFSVNGSGHFCGVAEMKSVVDYNAYAGVWSQDKWKGKFDVKWIFVKDVPNNQLRHIRLENNDNKPVTNSRDTQEVPLEKAKQVLKIIATFKHTTSIFDDFAHYEKRQEEEEAMRRERNRNKQ; translated from the exons ATGTCAGCCACCAGCGTCGACCAG AGACCTAAAGGACAGGGAAATAAAG tttcagtACAAAACGGTTCGATTCATCAAAAGGATGCAGTAAATGATGATGATTTTGAGCCATATCTAAGTAGTCAGACAAATCAG AGTAACAGCTATCCACCAATGTCAGACCCATATATGCCTAGTTATTATGCTCCATCCATTGGATTTCCATACTCTTTAGGCGAAGCAGCATGGTCAACTGCAGGTGACCCTCCAATGCCATACTTGACAACTTATGGACAGATGAGTAATGGCGAACACCATTACATACCTGATGGTGTATTTAGTCAACCTGGGGCATTAGGAAATACCCCTCCATTTCTTGGGCAGCAcggatttaatttttttcctgggaatGCAGACTTCTCTACATGGGGGACAAGTGGATCTCAGGGACAATCAACACAAAGCTCTGCTTACAGCAGCAGCTATGGCTATCCACCTAGTTCTCTTGGGAGAGCCATAGCAGATGGACAGgctggatttggcagtgataCTCTGAGCAAGGTGCCTGGTATTAGCAGCATTGAACAAGGCATGACTGGACTGAAAATTGGTGGAGATATGACGGCTGCTGTAACAAAAACTGTAGGTTCAGCTCTGAGCAGTACAGGTATGACAAGCATTGCAGCAAACAGCGTGCCCCCAGTTAGCAGTTCAGCACCTAAACCAACCTCATGGGCTGCCATTGCAAGGAAGCCTGCTAAACCTCAGCCGAAACTCAAGCCTAAAGGTAATGTGGGCATTGGGGGCCCTGCTGTACCACCACCACCTATAAAACATAACATGAATATTGGAACTTGGGATGACAAAGGGTCAGTGGTAAAAGCACCCCCAGCCCAACCAGTACTGCCTCCTCAGACTATAATCCAGCAGCCTCAGCCATTAATTCAACCACCACCACTGGTGCAAAGCCAACTGCCTCAACAGCAGCCTCAGCCACAGCAACCACAACAGCAACAAGGACCTCAGCAGCAGGCCCAGCCTCACCAgttgcagcagcaacagctgcaAAACCGCTGGGTAGCTCCTCGTAATAGGGGTGTGGGCTTCAGCCAGAACAACGGAGCTGGTAGTGAGAACTTTGGTTTAGGTGTTGTATCCGTCAGCTCCTCACCTTCTGGTGTGGAAGTGCACCCAGTGCTGGAGAAACTAAAGGCCATAAACAACTACAATCCCAAAGACTTCGATTGGAATCTGAAGAATGGACGTGTGTTTATAATCAAAAGTTATTCAGAGGACGATATTCATCGCTCCATTAAGTACTCTATCTGGTGTAGTACTGAACATGGTAATAAGCGCTTGGATGCTGCTTACCGGTCCCTGAATGGAAAAGGCCCACTGTATTTACTCTTCAGTGTGAATGGCAGTGGACACTTCTGTGGAGTGGCTGAGATGAAGTCTGTTGTGGACTACAATGCATATGCTGGTGTCTGGTCTCAGGATAAATGGAAGGGGAAGTTTGATGTCAAATGGATCTTTGTCAAAGACGTTCCCAATAACCAACTGCGGCATATTCGCTTGGAAAACAATGACAACAAACCGGTTACCAATTCGAGAGACACTCAAGAGGTACCCCTAGAAAAAGCCAAGCAAGTGCTTAAAATAATTGCTACTTTCAAGCATACCACCTCAATCTTTGATGACTTTGCACATTATGAGAAGCgtcaagaggaggaggaagccaTGCGTAGG